One window from the genome of Streptomyces sp. WZ-12 encodes:
- a CDS encoding TOBE domain-containing protein, translating to MTLSIRNQLPGTVLGIASGEVLSTVSVRLAGGQEITAAITVEAVNDLGITAGSPVRVLMKSTEVALATGTVDGLSIRNRIPGTVVAVATGGAMAGVKVAVAGGELTAAITKDAAAELGLAAGSEVTALVKSTEVALATER from the coding sequence ATGACCCTGAGCATCCGCAATCAGCTCCCCGGCACGGTTCTCGGCATCGCGTCGGGGGAGGTGCTGTCGACCGTCTCGGTGCGGCTGGCCGGTGGCCAGGAGATCACCGCCGCGATCACCGTGGAGGCCGTCAACGACCTCGGGATCACGGCGGGTTCACCGGTGCGCGTGCTGATGAAGTCCACCGAGGTCGCGCTCGCCACCGGCACCGTCGACGGGCTCAGCATCCGCAACCGGATCCCGGGCACCGTCGTCGCGGTGGCCACCGGCGGCGCGATGGCCGGGGTCAAGGTGGCCGTGGCCGGCGGCGAGTTGACCGCGGCGATCACCAAGGACGCGGCCGCCGAACTGGGCCTGGCCGCCGGCTCCGAGGTGACCGCGCTGGTCAAGTCCACCGAGGTCGCGCTGGCCACCGAGCGCTGA
- a CDS encoding TOBE domain-containing protein, giving the protein MQSYTIGQAARLLGVSPDTARRWADAGRVATHRDDSGRRLIDGRDLAAFSIEVGQSAGGEEDDAYTSVRNAFPGIVTAVKVGDVAAQVEIQAGPHRLVSLLTREAVEELGLEVGMQAVARVKSTSVHIDRT; this is encoded by the coding sequence ATGCAGTCCTATACAATCGGCCAGGCGGCGCGCCTGCTGGGCGTCAGCCCGGACACCGCGCGCCGCTGGGCGGACGCCGGCAGGGTCGCGACCCACCGCGACGACAGCGGCCGCCGCCTCATCGACGGCCGGGATCTGGCCGCCTTCTCGATCGAGGTGGGCCAGTCCGCGGGAGGCGAGGAGGACGATGCCTACACCTCGGTCCGCAACGCCTTCCCGGGCATCGTCACCGCCGTCAAGGTCGGCGACGTCGCCGCCCAGGTCGAGATCCAGGCCGGACCGCACCGTCTGGTCTCCCTGCTCACCCGCGAGGCCGTGGAGGAACTCGGCCTGGAAGTCGGCATGCAGGCCGTGGCACGGGTGAAATCCACCAGCGTGCACATCGACCGCACCTGA
- the modA gene encoding molybdate ABC transporter substrate-binding protein: protein MSPFVSGRRAASALVTAALLVPLAACSGGSGDSAKKDGSGTTTKLTVLAAASLTDVFKKAGAAYEKEHPGTKVAFSFAGSQELAAQVKQGAPADALVTADTKTMDGLKADTGTPTVIAKNRLVIATGKGNPKKVGALKDLANSKLKVVLAAPEVPVGRYSEKVLDAQKLTVKPVSQEPNVRAVLSKVELGEADAGIVYKTDAATAPGKVDAIDIPDAQNAVASYPAATLKSSQHSAAAAAFVAWLSTPEAQKLLQAAGFQKP from the coding sequence ATGTCCCCCTTCGTCTCCGGGCGCCGCGCCGCCTCCGCCCTCGTCACCGCCGCCCTCCTCGTCCCCCTCGCCGCCTGCTCCGGCGGCAGTGGCGACAGCGCCAAGAAGGACGGCAGCGGCACCACCACCAAGCTCACCGTGCTCGCCGCCGCCTCGCTCACCGACGTCTTCAAGAAGGCCGGCGCCGCCTACGAGAAGGAGCACCCCGGCACCAAGGTCGCCTTCTCCTTCGCCGGTTCGCAGGAGCTCGCCGCCCAGGTCAAGCAGGGCGCCCCCGCCGACGCCCTGGTCACCGCCGACACCAAGACCATGGACGGGCTCAAGGCCGACACCGGGACGCCCACCGTCATCGCCAAGAACCGCCTGGTCATCGCCACCGGCAAGGGCAACCCCAAGAAGGTCGGTGCGCTGAAGGACCTCGCGAACAGCAAGCTGAAGGTGGTGCTGGCCGCCCCCGAGGTCCCCGTCGGCCGTTACAGCGAGAAGGTCCTGGACGCCCAGAAGCTGACCGTCAAGCCGGTCTCCCAGGAGCCCAACGTCCGGGCCGTGCTCAGCAAGGTGGAACTGGGCGAGGCGGACGCCGGCATCGTCTACAAGACGGACGCCGCCACCGCGCCCGGCAAGGTCGACGCCATCGACATCCCCGACGCGCAGAACGCCGTCGCCTCCTACCCGGCGGCCACGCTGAAGTCCTCCCAGCACTCCGCGGCGGCCGCCGCGTTCGTCGCGTGGCTGAGCACCCCCGAGGCGCAGAAGCTGCTGCAGGCGGCGGGCTTCCAGAAGCCGTGA
- a CDS encoding ABC transporter permease, giving the protein MSRLRTPDPVRAARRRAPGARTPVALAVPALLAVAFLLLPLIGVLSRTSWGELGTHLTSPAVLQALRLSLLVSCWALGLSLLLGVPLAWLLARVDFPGKVLVRSLVLLPMVLPPTVGGVALLLGFGRRGLLGPWLENTFGIVLPFHTSGAVVAATFVAMPFLVISLEGTLAGLRPSYEETAASLGASPVRVFCTVTLPMVAPGLAAGAALTWARALGEFGATITFAGNLPGTTQTLPLQVYLLLQDSPEAATSVSLLLLVIAMAVLVCLRGRWMGGPNERSRRAGRDDGGRGRRSAGGGVEGEGGAVGGAATRADGGLTEVDGGPAGAPAHAARAAEPLAPEPSAHERWPLDAEVTGFTTLTLRADPGTTVAVVGPNGAGKTTLLRALLGLTPRARAALRLGETDATALPPHRRGVAWVPQDGALFPHLTALANTAYGLRAQGVPRAEARCTAQQWLDRLGVGALAHRRPAQLSGGQAQRVALARALAARPRLLLLDEPLAALDQTTRAHVRHTLRGHLAGFGGVCLIVTHDPVEAVSLADRVLVLDGGRALQDAPPAEVTRHPRSPWVARMLGRNAWPGTAADGGLALTGGGRLVVADPLPDGTRALAVIAPEAVSVHLDRPTGSPRNVWPGTVREITAAGSRLRVLVTSPEAPDLVAEITPAAALELGLADGAAVWTSVKATEVTLVAI; this is encoded by the coding sequence ATGAGCCGCCTTCGCACCCCCGACCCGGTGCGCGCCGCCCGGCGCCGCGCGCCCGGTGCCCGCACCCCCGTGGCACTGGCCGTTCCCGCGCTGCTGGCCGTCGCCTTCCTGCTGCTGCCGCTCATCGGCGTGCTGAGCCGCACCAGTTGGGGCGAGCTCGGCACCCATCTGACCAGTCCCGCGGTGCTCCAGGCGCTGCGGCTCTCGCTGCTGGTGTCGTGCTGGGCGCTGGGCCTGTCGCTGCTCCTCGGGGTGCCGCTGGCCTGGCTGTTGGCCCGGGTCGACTTCCCCGGCAAGGTGCTGGTGCGCTCCCTGGTGCTGTTGCCGATGGTGCTGCCGCCGACCGTCGGCGGTGTCGCCCTGCTGCTCGGCTTCGGCCGCCGCGGGCTCCTCGGCCCCTGGCTGGAGAACACCTTCGGCATCGTGCTGCCGTTCCACACCTCGGGCGCGGTGGTCGCGGCCACCTTCGTCGCGATGCCCTTCCTGGTCATCAGCCTGGAGGGCACCCTCGCCGGGCTCCGCCCCAGCTACGAGGAGACCGCCGCCTCCCTCGGCGCCTCACCGGTACGGGTCTTCTGCACCGTCACCCTGCCCATGGTCGCCCCCGGACTGGCCGCCGGCGCCGCGCTCACCTGGGCCCGCGCGCTCGGCGAATTCGGCGCGACCATCACCTTCGCCGGCAACCTCCCCGGCACCACCCAGACCCTGCCGCTCCAGGTCTATCTGCTGCTCCAGGACTCCCCGGAGGCCGCCACCTCGGTCTCCCTGCTGCTGCTCGTCATCGCCATGGCCGTCCTGGTCTGCCTGCGCGGGCGCTGGATGGGCGGGCCCAACGAGCGCTCCCGGCGCGCCGGTCGGGACGACGGGGGGCGTGGGCGACGTTCCGCGGGTGGCGGCGTTGAGGGTGAGGGGGGTGCTGTCGGTGGCGCGGCAACGAGGGCCGACGGCGGCCTGACAGAGGTGGACGGCGGGCCGGCCGGCGCTCCCGCCCACGCCGCCCGAGCCGCGGAGCCCCTCGCACCGGAACCGTCCGCGCACGAGCGCTGGCCGCTGGACGCCGAGGTCACCGGCTTCACCACCCTCACCCTCCGGGCCGATCCCGGCACCACCGTCGCCGTCGTCGGGCCCAACGGCGCCGGTAAGACCACCCTGTTGCGCGCGCTGCTCGGGCTCACCCCGCGGGCCCGGGCCGCCCTGCGCCTGGGGGAGACCGACGCCACCGCGCTGCCCCCGCACCGGCGGGGCGTGGCATGGGTCCCCCAGGACGGCGCCCTCTTCCCGCATCTGACGGCACTGGCCAACACCGCCTACGGGCTGCGCGCCCAGGGCGTCCCGCGCGCCGAGGCCCGGTGCACCGCGCAGCAGTGGCTCGACCGGCTCGGCGTCGGCGCGCTCGCCCACCGCCGGCCCGCCCAACTCTCCGGCGGTCAGGCCCAACGCGTCGCGCTGGCCCGGGCGTTGGCGGCCCGGCCGCGGCTGCTGCTGCTCGACGAGCCGCTGGCCGCGCTCGACCAGACCACCCGCGCGCATGTCCGGCACACCCTGCGCGGCCATCTCGCGGGCTTCGGCGGGGTCTGCCTGATCGTCACGCACGACCCCGTCGAGGCGGTCTCGCTCGCCGACCGCGTGCTCGTCCTCGACGGCGGTCGCGCCCTCCAGGACGCCCCGCCCGCCGAGGTCACCCGCCATCCGCGCTCGCCCTGGGTGGCCCGGATGCTCGGCCGCAACGCCTGGCCCGGCACGGCGGCCGACGGCGGGCTGGCGCTCACCGGCGGGGGCCGGCTCGTCGTCGCCGATCCGCTGCCCGACGGGACCCGGGCGCTCGCGGTGATCGCTCCCGAGGCGGTCTCGGTGCACCTCGACCGGCCCACGGGCAGCCCGCGCAACGTTTGGCCCGGCACCGTACGGGAGATCACCGCCGCCGGCAGCCGACTGAGGGTCCTGGTCACCTCGCCCGAGGCGCCCGACCTCGTCGCCGAGATCACCCCCGCCGCGGCCCTGGAACTCGGGCTCGCCGACGGCGCCGCCGTCTGGACCAGCGTCAAGGCCACTGAGGTGACGCTGGTGGCGATCTGA
- a CDS encoding nitroreductase family deazaflavin-dependent oxidoreductase, translated as MPLQGEYEPSPTAWVREQVERYEGSGGTEGTTMLGLPVILLTTRGAKSGKLRKSPLMRVEHEGAYAAVASVGGAPKNPVWYHNVLADPRVELQDGAVRRDMTAREVTGEEKARWWARAVEAFPNYAEYQAKTDREIPVFVLEPTAAPH; from the coding sequence ATGCCCCTGCAAGGAGAGTACGAGCCGAGCCCGACGGCATGGGTCCGTGAACAGGTCGAGCGGTACGAGGGCTCCGGCGGCACCGAGGGCACGACGATGCTCGGCCTGCCGGTGATCCTGCTGACCACCCGCGGCGCCAAGTCCGGCAAGCTCCGCAAGAGCCCGCTGATGCGGGTGGAGCACGAGGGGGCGTACGCCGCGGTGGCCTCCGTAGGCGGCGCGCCCAAGAACCCGGTCTGGTACCACAACGTCCTCGCCGACCCCCGGGTCGAGCTCCAGGACGGCGCGGTCCGGCGGGACATGACGGCCCGCGAGGTCACCGGCGAGGAGAAGGCACGCTGGTGGGCCCGCGCGGTCGAGGCGTTCCCCAACTACGCGGAATACCAGGCGAAGACGGACCGCGAGATACCGGTCTTCGTACTGGAGCCGACGGCGGCACCGCACTGA
- a CDS encoding SulP family inorganic anion transporter: MKRFPFLRADFTASLVVFLVAVPLCVGVAVASGVPAELGLVTGIVGGLVTGLLPGSSLQVSGPAAGLTVLVFEAVKEYGLGALGVLVLTAGLLQLAMGALKLGRWFRAISVAVVQGMLAGIGLVLIAGQLYALADAKAPGSGLANIGSLPRLVLDTAGSPAALSALAVGAGTIAVLVLWPRWRRAARVLPAPLAAVALATTSVWALDLPVARVRVSGLLDAIQPPGLADIGRLTELGVLGTVLAFTLIASAESLFSAAAVDRLHDGARTDYDKELMAQGAGNTLCGVLGALPMTAVIVRSAANVQAGARTKASRVLHGVWLLLFAAAFPAALGVVPVAALAGVLVHAGWKLIPLRELRPLWRAHRGEAVVLCVTALAIVTVNMFEGVLIGLLLAVAKTAWETSQAHLEVQVPSVPGPIRVRAVGSATFLRLPKLLDQLESLPADRDVELDLSGLRHVDHACQSALENWAEQHRRNRSRAVELVS; the protein is encoded by the coding sequence ATGAAGCGATTCCCCTTCCTCCGGGCGGACTTCACCGCCTCGCTCGTGGTGTTCCTGGTCGCCGTCCCGCTGTGCGTCGGGGTGGCGGTGGCCTCCGGCGTACCGGCCGAACTGGGGCTGGTCACCGGCATCGTCGGCGGGCTGGTCACCGGGCTGCTGCCCGGCTCCAGCCTCCAGGTCAGCGGCCCGGCCGCCGGGCTGACCGTGCTGGTCTTCGAGGCGGTCAAGGAGTACGGCCTGGGCGCGCTGGGCGTCCTGGTACTGACCGCCGGGCTCCTCCAACTGGCCATGGGCGCCCTCAAATTGGGGCGTTGGTTCCGGGCGATCTCGGTGGCCGTGGTGCAGGGCATGCTTGCCGGCATCGGGCTGGTGCTGATCGCCGGGCAGCTCTACGCCCTGGCCGACGCCAAGGCGCCGGGCAGCGGACTGGCCAACATCGGGTCGCTGCCGCGGCTGGTGCTGGACACCGCGGGCTCCCCCGCCGCCCTCTCCGCGCTGGCCGTCGGGGCCGGCACCATAGCCGTGCTGGTGCTGTGGCCCCGGTGGCGGCGCGCGGCGCGGGTCCTGCCGGCACCCCTGGCGGCGGTCGCGCTGGCCACCACCTCGGTCTGGGCGCTGGACCTGCCGGTCGCCCGGGTCCGGGTCAGCGGGCTGCTGGACGCGATCCAGCCGCCGGGCCTGGCCGACATCGGCCGGCTGACCGAACTCGGCGTGCTGGGCACGGTGTTGGCGTTCACCCTGATCGCCTCCGCGGAGTCGCTGTTCAGCGCCGCGGCGGTGGACCGGCTGCACGACGGGGCCCGGACCGACTACGACAAGGAGCTGATGGCCCAGGGTGCCGGCAACACGCTGTGCGGAGTCCTCGGCGCGCTGCCGATGACCGCGGTGATCGTGCGCAGCGCCGCCAACGTGCAGGCGGGGGCGCGCACCAAGGCGTCGCGGGTGCTGCACGGGGTGTGGCTGCTGCTGTTCGCCGCGGCGTTCCCGGCGGCGCTGGGCGTGGTGCCGGTCGCGGCGCTGGCCGGCGTGCTGGTGCACGCGGGCTGGAAGTTGATCCCGCTGCGGGAGCTGCGGCCGCTGTGGCGGGCGCACCGCGGTGAGGCCGTGGTGCTCTGCGTGACCGCGCTCGCCATCGTGACGGTGAACATGTTCGAGGGCGTGCTGATCGGTCTGCTGCTGGCCGTGGCGAAGACCGCCTGGGAGACCTCGCAGGCGCATCTGGAGGTGCAGGTCCCGAGCGTCCCCGGACCGATCCGGGTCCGGGCCGTGGGCAGTGCGACCTTCCTCCGACTGCCCAAGCTGCTCGACCAGTTGGAGTCACTGCCCGCCGACCGGGACGTGGAACTCGACCTGAGCGGACTGCGCCACGTCGACCACGCCTGCCAGTCCGCGCTGGAGAACTGGGCGGAGCAGCACCGCCGCAACCGGAGCCGGGCGGTGGAACTGGTCTCCTGA
- a CDS encoding carbonic anhydrase: METFIQHARGLTARIAAHREEQETYGRLAAGQSPLALFITCSDSRVIPSLITGSRPGELFELRTAGNAVPAYRENMPASAEAATIEYAMRVLRVADVVVCGHSHCGAVGARARGEDLTGAPAVRDWLTQQLPDELPADDGPAATAAVQRHVRQQVDRLRGYPCVRERLDARDVRLHGWFYEVHTGSVSVHRPAADAFLPL, translated from the coding sequence GTGGAGACCTTCATCCAGCACGCCCGGGGCCTGACGGCCCGTATTGCCGCACACCGCGAAGAACAGGAGACCTACGGCCGGCTCGCGGCCGGCCAATCCCCCCTCGCCCTGTTCATCACCTGCTCCGACTCCCGGGTCATCCCGTCCCTGATCACCGGGTCCCGGCCCGGCGAACTCTTCGAACTCCGCACGGCCGGCAACGCCGTGCCCGCCTACCGCGAGAACATGCCGGCCAGCGCGGAGGCCGCCACCATCGAATACGCGATGCGGGTGCTGCGGGTCGCCGACGTCGTCGTCTGCGGCCACTCGCACTGCGGCGCGGTCGGCGCCCGGGCCCGCGGCGAGGACCTGACCGGCGCCCCCGCGGTCCGCGACTGGCTGACCCAGCAACTCCCCGACGAACTACCGGCCGACGACGGGCCGGCCGCCACCGCCGCCGTCCAGCGCCACGTGCGCCAGCAGGTCGACCGACTGCGCGGCTACCCGTGCGTCCGGGAGCGGCTGGACGCCCGTGACGTGCGGCTGCACGGCTGGTTCTACGAGGTGCACACCGGTTCGGTGTCCGTGCACCGGCCGGCCGCCGACGCGTTCCTCCCCCTGTGA